TTAGATATACGCAACTAACCAATAAAAGAAACACAACACAACATATATGCGAAAGAACAAATGTAGTAAACGTTTCACCGTTTACTTAAACActgagaaaggattgtatgaaacggTGGCATACATCATCATAtcctttccaatagttttatgccacatcgATATTCTTATCAcgaatttgatatttgaatttgaatttgattttttaggataaaatcctaaaattcggATAACAATattgatgtggcataaaactattgaaaGGATATGTATGACGTAGCGTCACCGtattcatacaatcctttctcatAAATATAATAGGTAAAAATAATATTAGGTTTAAGTGTTTAAAAAGTAAAGAatagtaaataaaaatatatataagacaAATCATAATAGATTTAAGTATTAAAAGAGTAAAAgaatagtaaacaaataaataaGATATATTAAATTAGGTATTTCCTTTTAAATAGAATATTACATAAATAATTGAAACagatataaaaagataaaattagttaaataaaggactaaattgaagctAAAATGGAATTAAAGGTATAAATTGTAACAAAAAAACGACAAAACCTAAATAGGGACCCAAATGGAATGCGCGCAAAAAAAGGGGGATCGATCGGGAAATTATTCCCATTCCTTATGTGCAACGTTTCAAAATGGGCCAAAGTGAAGCAAAAATAAAATTGTggccaaattaaaaaagaaaaaaaaaacaaacaaggactaaatcgaaacacATCGCAAAAGCGGAGGGACCGCGCGCGCAAATAGCCCATTCACCGCAAAAACACACGGATCCTAAGGGCAAATGGGTCAAGTCTCGGGTCAgaagccaaaacgacgtcgttttggcctctgAACTTAAccttcaaaacgacgtcgtttaatGGTTGCTATTTAAACCCAAGTTTTTTAATTTTCCTCATTTCAGCCCTCCCTTTTCttaaaaaaacttgaaattcTCTCAACCCCTCCCGATGCTCTCCTTATCCGGCCACTAGGCCACCATCCGTCCAACGTGGCCGTCGGCCGACGACAACAGTgaccaccgtgtacggtggctgGAGTTTTTTTCAAGAAAAggggtttttcatatttttgaccCCCTAAACTTCGATTTGGGGTAGATTGTTCAAGGAAATGGCTTCACTCGCCAAAAGAAGCAAAAAGAAAACCCTTCGCTTCTAGGGTTTCAAGCACTTCTCGACATAAAAAAGAGGTCACCGTTCATCGGCGATGATGGCCTCGGTCACTAGCGGAGTCGGAAGATCGACCATTAGTAAGtctcctctctttttctttttattgttttcgtataaaaataaaaaaataaaatcaaaacttAAAACGAGAGTGGAAGTAAAATCACCtttaatgcttttttttttttttttatttctaatgtTTGTTTGTGTGCcttcataaaaaaattataataaggcTTTTATAGCCGATTCATAAACTATTAGctattatttttttatctttttgcaTGTTGTTTCTTTTGCTTGCATGTTGCAGGTGATGTCAGACAAAACGTGGAGTGATGGCTGGCGTGCGTGGGAGGAACGACAGCTAAAGGCATGTGGTAGGGTATTTTGTTTTCTGAACATGTTATGGGTTAGTAGGCTagggttaattttttaaattttgggctGGTAATTGAGTTTTAATTGGCCTATTAGGTTTTTTAAGCCTGCTGTTTTATCTTGTAATTTGGACTTGAACATTGGACTTATTAAtattttggttttattatttgattGGGCCCAGGCCAAATTTGGCCTATTACATAAAGCACATAAAATCTGCAGGCGACATGGTTTATGCAGAAGATAACATATTAAGTAGTTACTATAAAGCTCATTACAAGTATGGAAGATAGTAAATATCGGACACAAACGAAGAGAGAAAGGCATCAGCAAACATACAAAGCTGCATATTCAAGTGTCGGTAAATACATTAGCAAAGTGTACACAGGTAACAAATCAGCGAACAAACGCTTCATTTGGatgaaaatagattcagataAGGAACCAATCTCAGGAAGAGAGAATTGCATATTGTCAGTTATATATAATGGAAGTGAAACTAATGGCAAGCATTTCCATAATATGGTGAAACAAAAAGAAAGTGTTAAGAACTCCACAATATCATTCACAGACTTCTAACTGAATGATTTTGACAATCTTTCGTAACTTTTCTAGCTTGATAACTGCATAAAACACTTTTGTTGAAATAAGTGGATTCATAACAAGCCTGTAGTCAAGACTGACCTACGAGAATGGGGAGTCGGTCCATCTTTACATTATGTTGTTTTTGTCAATGGCAATATAATTCTGAACTCATAGAAGGCCAAGTGTTTTCAGCTGCTGAATATGCTCAGGTGGGAGAGGGGGGGGAGACCAGTCAGATCCATTCATTTCACCATCAACATCCTCAACAACATATTCCTATTAGAGTACACACAAAACCAAATCATGTTAACCACACAGCAATTCCACACGCACAAAAAGAAAGGCACATTTCTAGAGAAACAAAGTTTGGGAGCTAATTTATAAAGTAACTGATgaatcaattaaaaaaaaaaaaaggtaacttGAATGGAAAATATCATCCTCTCAGAATCTACTTCATCTAAGTTTTGCAAAATGAACAGTATATATGCAACCAGCATAGATGGACCTATAAGCACTGTTGGTATATTTCACATGAAATGGCGCACAAGCTAAATGTAGAAAGAAACCTAAATTATATGATCTATTGCCACAATTAACACCAAATTTCCTGACAATCCTTACATACAGCCTAAGTTAAGCTTTTTGCCTATCCCATCATAGAAGCTGATATGGTGATGGAAAAACTTTTAACCATAAAACAAACAGGGACAAGGTGGTAATGTTCAGTCCTTTCCATTTCATGTCTTCTTATAGGGGTAGCTTATTCATCTACAAGCAAGCACCTAGAAAATAACTTCCTCAAATAGTTTGGTTGGACCTAGTTGACCTATTGCGGTAAAGAATTGTACTTAATGATACAGAAGTACATGAATCAAAACTGAAGAAATGTCAACGCAATTCACCTTTGTCAGCATTCTTTTTGCGAGTATGTGATAGTGACGCTGCCAAATCCTTTGCCCAACCATTGTAGCAACCAGAACACTATAAAATATGCCAATCACCGTAAATAGTCCGAGCACAATCAATGCCATTATGAACAATAATGGAAGCCCTGCTTCACCAGCACCTCCTAGGCAACCACATTCAGTAGCAGCACTAGCACAGCTTTCAAAGCACGTAGTACAGTCAGTCCACATACAAAGAGTGCCAGGCAAGTGGCAGTCAGCACACATCCTACACAAGTTAAGAGAATAAACAGATTAATAATTTGACTAGGATTACCTAATTAATAGGCCAATACTCccataaattaattagtaaattacaTGTACGTGCTTCACCCCCATGAATAGACCCTATTCAATAGCTTAATATATCAACTAAATACGAAGCAACTGCAGTCCATCAAATACTGAAGCTTCTTACTGACCATTTGAAGTTAAATGATTTTGCCTAGTAACAATTTATATACTTCAGCCCCATCATTAGCACCACTTAAATAGCTTagtatatcaaaataaataaaaagtgaaAACAACCTGCTTTAAACTAAATCAGATCCTAGTATGCATTAGTACTGAAAACTTATTCGGATAATTTTTAGTTATATTCCATTTCCCCTAGTGGCACCGCCCTAGTTTCAGCAGCAATAACAATGGCACCCCATAACACCAGGACTAACCAATGAGAGGAGCACTGGAAAGGGAAGGAGGAAGAGAATGGTTTAGAATTAGGTAAATCACTAGAATGAGCAAAAATGAAGCCAACATATGTTGCAAACTTTAAGTGCAACATAGGAGGGACTCTTCTAAACTATGCAGACGAtacatgataaataaataaataacaatgcCTAAAGTAAAAAGGAAGCAAACCCAAAGACGCACAATATGACAAGTGCCAAAGAGAGGAAAAACTGTGCAGATCTGTCAGAGATACAGTAATAGCTACAGAACATCTAAAGACATCATCAGCTAAAGCATCCTTTTGTGCTCCAACTGAAGTACTGAACATGTATACAGCAGCACAATGAGCATTAAGCATGGTTGGAGGATGTTAATATATAATGTACAATTCTGAAAGGGTTAAACTGGAATAAACTTATGTTGCTctgactcttcatttttcttggaATACCTGCGTCCAAAGCATTTTGTGGACATGGGCATGATGATATGAAACTTCAAGGACCCTCCAAGCACATGAAAAGTTAAAAACCATACCCATGTAGAATGCATACTTGTCTCCGAAACCGATCGTAGGAGTAAACAGATATTTGCTAACTTCATAACAATTGCTAATATTCCCTTGTCATGATTTCATGGACAGATAAATGGCACGTCATATCAGTAAATAAAAAATAGGAAACAGGGGAGTAGGGGTTAAAAAGGCATTTGATGCCTCCAAATATACGAAAATTGACAATTTGAGTGCAAATTTCATTTCAGATCAAAGGAAGCTCAGAAGTTTCTATGCAATGAACAAGTAAATAGCACATTGCACAGAACTCAGAAAAGAGATGGGGAGTGGTAAAACACATGCAAAATATTTGGCACACTATGACTATTATGAAGAACTTGATGAAAAATATCTGGAGGTGTAACAATTGAGATAAACATAAAAACTCTGTTATATCAATTATGAGACATAACATTTCACAGAGGAGGGACAGGGGAAAGAGAGAGAAGATGAAGTAAATGATGATAAATCAGGGCAGCGACCTGTTTAAGTAATAAACTCATTCTACTTTAACATACCAATACGTAGAGGGCAAAGTTTTAGCAGAGTAATGATAAAGAATACTAATATATCAAAATGACAGTAAAAATCAACATCGGTAATAGTTTCCAAGTATTAGTAGAGTTATACCCAGGCTGACAACAACAGAGGCATAATTCTCTACAAGGCTGAGCCAAATCATTACGCACTCGTCGATCATAGCATGTAATAAAGCACCCTGATAGCCCCAGCAAAGCAAAAAATAGCAGTGCCCCTGTATTCAACAACCAAACTATCAATAACAGAGCAATACCCAAGATGAAATAATGGATATTTTGCAAAagtaaaaaatacataaaaaccagttaaatataagttttaTTCAAGCAAACTAGTCAGTTCACCCAGCAGCATTTGGTACATTTcaaagaaataaatacagagaAAATTTTGGAACATAACTAAGTGTAACATGAAAGACAATGAAAACAACACAGCAATATAAGTTGTGATTTCTACAAATGATTTAACAACGTGTTGGTACCATTTTCAAGATAGAAAAAGTTAAACAATTAAAATTCTAATCAGTTAAAACATGAAATCAATCAAGCAACTACTCATTATAAGTTGTGAATTTAAATGTTGAAATATACTCTCATTTATAAGATAACATAAAGTTAattcaatataaatatatatgttaattctTGTCCTTGGTTAGAATATTAACGAAAAGAGGACGCTTTATGGGTCCAGTACTTCAAACAAGGAAACTTTATAAGTTTAGTGTCTCAAGTCTTgacaaaagaagaaatatttaTAGGTTGAGCAAGGAAGAAAGCTTTATTGTAGTTTCAAGCCAAGGAAAATATGTTCAGTGTTTTCAATCAATGAAAACTCTTTATAGGTGAGTTTCTCAACCAAGGAAATAAGCTTTATAGGTTAAAGATTCAACCAAGAAATGTAGCTTTATAGGTTGAATATCTAAATTAACGGAAAAAGTAGCTTATAGGTTGAGTATTTCAATTATGGAAAGAAGTTCTATCAGTTGAGTATAACAAAATCAAGCCATGTTCAAGAAGCTACAATAGTAATGGTGACAGTTCAGATTTTCAAGCTCAGTTTTCTAGGTTGTTCTAGTCAGCTTATAGTTTTCAAGCTACAATATTATTTCTTTATGACATGCTTAATCTTGTGAAATACTACTTAATCAAGGACAATATACTTCTCAATCTCCTTGGACAACTTATATAATCTATTAGATAGCTTTTGTTGAGACACATTGTTTGAGAAATGGAGGACTGTCTCTTTGGTTTCACTTTCAACTTTGACCAATGCTTAAACTTTTTAAGGTTCAATCCTTTTAAACTTACGAACTTGTAGAACTTAATCAAAGTTAATCAAATTTCttaaagcttaaaactttcatgttttgttatcttcTTAATATGGAAATCTTAGGCTATCAAACCTAGCAACTTAAGAAAATCAATCAAGATAATCTTCCTAACAACCTACAACATTGAATATAACTAATAAAATTAGCAAAACTCCATTTAGTTGCGTCATAAGTAAACAATCTTACTTGGTTCAATTAACCATATTTTCTAATTAAGTTTTCTTATTGCTACTAAATTACCTTCATAAACAttactttaattcttttatgATACTCAATATACAAGGCATTTCTAGTTGAAATACTCAAATCAATAAAGCTTCTTTCTTAATTGATAATCAACCTATAAAACTTCTTCCCTTGTTGAAAAACTCAACCGATAAAGCTTCTTTCCTTCTTCAAAAACTCGACTGATaaatctttttttctttgttaAGACACTTAACCTATCAATCTTATTTCTTCGTTGAAATACTCAACCTAAAGCTTTTTCTTTTGTTGAGAAAATCAATTAATTCTTTTTAGGTTCAAAAACTCAATCTGTAAAAACCTCTTAACCTCTTTACGTGGTTAAAAACCTCAACCTATAAAGTTTTCTTCCTTCGTTGAGAAAGACTCAGCCCATAAAGCTCCTTTCCTTCATGACACAGGAGCTTTtaattatattacaatattttattatttcagaTTTATGTATTAAGTATTAGATGTATTATTGATGACCAGGGTTATTAGTTATCTTTAGGATTTAAAATTAGGCccaagaataaattttatttgcAAGAAAGCCTAATAGCTTTACTTGCAACAAAGAAGGGTTACATAAATAGTTGTAAGCTTAACAGCCagcatttttgttattattattattttttctttgaaTTATTATAAAGAAACTAAAGGTTTTTTAAAACCCTAAGTTCCTGAGTTGCAACTTTTTCTTACTCATTTGTTCAGCCCTAATTCTTTCTATTGTTGCTGTTTTCTCTCTTAAACCACACCAATTTTGGCATCAGAGCTTAATTAAATCctagtgtttatattatggttTGCTTTGAAGCCATGGTTGGACACGATAAAGATCAAGGAAGAGGAAACCACTGTCGATAAACGGAATTGGCTGCAATATGATGTGTGATCAAAGAATTGTCACGTCCATGTTATGTTTGGTTGCGACAGGAACAAGCAGAAACCCAAATGGAGATTCCAAAAAGTGCCCACAACCAGTTTGACAAACTCAAAGGTAGTCTTGCTGATAAATCtgattttggtgatgaagaaagcCCCTTTCATGATGTTGGACCTGCACATCGTGAAGTACGAGGTGGATTGGAGGAGCCGTTGGTGTATGCCGTTGGATTAAGCAAGGGTGGAATCAATATTGAAGTTGCTGGTTTTCATGGCAAGATACATGTGGAAGAGCAAGATTATAATATGTTAGAACCTACCTATGATGAAAATCCTGAACAAATTGAAGATGTACTTCCAGTTCAGGGAGAGCCCTTGATTGTTCATAAGGTGAAGAAGAGTCTAGTGTCATGGCAGATGCACTTGACCAACGATTTTCACTACAAAAGGCATTGAGTGCTCATGTGAAGGATTTTGAACAAgttagggatcaatgtgagactgACTTGTATTTCAACCCCAACATGTTCAAGGGCCCCAATATGTTCAACATGATCCATGAGATCTATGAAGGTGAATTGATGAGGAAGATCAAACACAACGATAATGAGATCAAATCAGGTAGTGAAAATAGATGTTCCCTTAAGTGGTGATAAGGAGATTAGCATGCATTCCGACAAGAAGCTTCACCATCACCATACCCAACATAAAGTCGAAGAGATGGAAGCATTCTTTAAAGAGTGGTATGACCTAGATGATCATTCCTTGCATGATGTTACATTGTTACTATGGATGTGGATTATATTCTTGTAGGAATACCTTGGTTGAATGATATTGTGGTTATCACCACAATAGATAGAGAAGTGTTGATGAAACAAAGGCAACTTTTAAGACTATAGATGGCCTTTATTAGTGGTTAGAAAAGCTAAGCGTATCTATGCGGATCGTGAGGTGGGCAGACTACTAGACTTTGCAAAAAGCATGCTCATAAGTTTGTTTTATCACTCTAAATGCTGTAATTTTCTCTGAAACCTGCTCAACAAAAACTAAAGTTGGCAAACCTTGTGGATGTGAGAGCAGGAATACCCCTCCTGCTCATATATCAAGCAAGACAATGTTTGAGGTAGACAAGAAAATTTTGATGGTAAATCAACTATTAGTGCACCGTCTCGTGAAAAAGCTGTTTCAGCTTGTGATGTtccaaaagaagaaagaaaaaaaaggtataTGTTATTGAAGCTGGTGCAAAGGAACTAGAAAACAGTGTGGAAAACAACGGACCTCTTGTCGTTATGAGCTTTGTTCAGAGAGCTAATTCTTTTAAACCCGAGTGCAAAACCCATATTGGCTTAGAGAATGTTGCCAGTTCAAAACAGAttccaaataaaaaattaattacaaaGAGTAAAATGGAGGTTGATAGTACATGCCTCAAAG
This is a stretch of genomic DNA from Gossypium arboreum isolate Shixiya-1 chromosome 11, ASM2569848v2, whole genome shotgun sequence. It encodes these proteins:
- the LOC108479428 gene encoding uncharacterized protein LOC108479428 — protein: MSDQSEELPLMAPPPITEPSEIDLEAGPADQIQCRICLETDGRDFIAPCKCKGTSKYVHRECLDHWRAVKEGFAFAHCTTCKAPYHLRVHVAADRKWRTLKFRFFVTRDILSIFLAVQLVIASLAYLVYLIDGYQQSWLRLAWGFDSELSFYYICGALLFFALLGLSGCFITCYDRRVRNDLAQPCRELCLCCCQPGMCADCHLPGTLCMWTDCTTCFESCASAATECGCLGGAGEAGLPLLFIMALIVLGLFTVIGIFYSVLVATMVGQRIWQRHYHILAKRMLTKEYVVEDVDGEMNGSDWSPPPLPPEHIQQLKTLGLL